The Hymenobacter swuensis DY53 genome includes the window GCCGTGCAACCGGTTCTATGGCTCGTTCTGATTCGTTTTTCTCTACTATTTCCGCCAAAAAGCCCCGGCCCGACGGCAAACCCAGCCTCTCGGTGCGGGAGCGGTTCTCGGCCCTCAAAAATCTGCCGGAGTTTCTGCGCCTGGTGTGGCAGACCAGTCCGGGCCTCACCTTGGGCAACGTGGCGCTGCGCCTGCTGCGGGCGGCCCTGCCGGTGGCCATGCTCTACGTGGCCCAGCTGATTCTCGACGCGGTGGTGCAACTCAGCCGACAGCCCGCGCCGGAGCGGGTGTTGGCCCCGGTGCTCACGCTGGTGGCCCTGGAATTTGGGCTGGCGGTGCTGTCGGATGCGCTGGGCCGGGGCGTGGCCCTGCTCGATTCATTGCTCGGGGACTTATTCGCCAACCAGACGTCTATCCGGCTGATGCAGCACGCGGCCGAACTGGACCTCGACCAGTTTGAGGACAGTGCCTTTTACGACAAGCTGGAACGGGCCCGCCGCCAGACACTTTCCCGCACCGTGCTCATGTCGCAGGTGCTCAGTCAGGCCCAGGATGTTATTACGATGGGGTTTCTGGCCGTGGGGCTGGTGGCCTTCAACCCGTGGCTGCTGCTGCTGTTGCTGGTGGCCGTGGTGCCGGCATTTCTGGGCGAGAGTCATTTCAATGAACGGAGTTACTCACTGGTGCATGGCTGGACACCCGAGCGGCGCGAGCTGGACTACCTGCGCCAGACCGGCGCTTCCGACGAAACGGCCAAGGAAGTCAAGATTTTCGGCCTCTCGGGGTTTCTCATTGACCGGTTCCGGACGCTGTCGGATGGGTTTTACCAGCAGAACAAAAGCTTGGTAATCAAGCGGGCGGGGTGGGGTACGTTCTTCGCGGCGGTGGGCGCGGCGGGCTACTACGCGGCCTATGTATATATCATCAGCCAGACAGTGTACGGGCAGGTGAGCATTGGGCAGCTCACGTTTCTAGCCGGCTCGTTTGCTCGTATGCGGGGGCTACTGGAAGGCATTCTGAGCCGCTTCAGCGCGGTGGCCGAAGGTGCGCTGTACCTGCAGGATTTCTTCGACTTCTTCCACCTGCAGCCGAAAATCCGGCGCGACGAGGCCCGGCCGGTGCTGCCGTTTCCGCGCCCCATCCGCTGGGGCTTCACCTTTGAAAACGTGGGCTTTAAGTACCGCAATGCTGAAAAATGGGCGCTACGCAACCTCAGCTTCGAGCTGCAGGCCGGCGAGAAGCTGGCTCTGGTGGGCGAAAACGGAGCCGGTAAAACCACGCTCGTCAAGCTGCTCTCCCGTCTCTACGACCCCACCGAGGGCCGCATCCTGCTCGATGGCCACGACCTGCGCGACTACGACCCCCAGGAGCTGCGCCAGGAAATCGGGGTGATTTTCCAGGATTTCGTGCGCTTCCAGCTGCCGGCCGGCCAGAACTTGGCCGTGGGCCGCATCGATCAGAAAGACAACCAGCCGCGCATTGAGCAAGCCGCCCAGCAAAGCCTCGCCGACTCGGTAATTGCCAAGCTACCCGGCGGCTACGAGCAGATGATTGGTCGCCGCTTTAATGGCGGCGTGGATTTGAGTGGGGGCGAGTGGCAGAAAATTGCCCTCGGCCGCGCCTACATGCGCGACGCCCAGCTGCTCATCCTCGATGAGCCCACCGCCGCCCTCGACGCCCGCGCCGAGTATGAAGTGTTCCAGCGCTTTAAAGAACTCACGCAGGGCAAAACCGCCGTGCTCATCAGCCACCGCTTCAGCACCGTGCGCATGGCCGACCGGATTCTGGTCATCGAGAACGGCCAGTTCCAGGAAATCGGGAGCCACGAGCAGCTGCTGGCACGCGGCGGCCGTTACGCCGAGCTATTCCGGCTACAGGCCGCCGGGTATCAGTAACTGGGTAGCGGGAAGTAGGGGTTTTGGAGCGTTGCCGAGTTGATTAAAAGAAGGTAATTTGTTGTCCTGTTACTTGCTTATTCCGGTGCCTGTTTCCGGTTGAGACGCCGGCAAACCTTAGCGCCACGTATGCAGGCTGCGCTACGCCTGAATTGCCCGGAAAGGTGTACAATCCCTCCTTCTTTAATCATCCGAATTATGCCGCTACCCAACCTCCGCCGAACGACTACTACCCTGTTGCTGGCCCTAGGGCTGGCGATGAACGGACCCGGCCCGATACCGGCTGCCGGCGCGGGTAAAGTGGCTGCAGCAGTTACCCCTACACGCTACTGCATCAACCGGGCCGGTACGGCGGTGTATGGCCAGCCCAGCCTCCGGGCCGCAGTACGGCAGTACCTGCCGGTAGGGCGCGCTATCGGGGTGCTGGAAGTGCGGCCTTCGGCGGATACCCGGCTTATTGGTAAGTCTCTGGTGCTGCCGGGCGACTGGCTGCGGATAGAGTTGAATGGCACTCCGGGCTACGTATTCAGCTCCGATGTGACGGCGCATCGGCCACAGGTGCTGCACAGCTCCGATGGCCGGCCATACGTTGTACTGCTGGGCGCAAAGAAGAGTAGCTACAGCAAAAAGCATAAGGTGCGCGTGGCCAATCACAACGAAACGATTACCGATGACATCACGCAATACGCGCATTGCACCTACACCTACACGGCCTTCGACGGATGCTTCGACCATTCATACCGGTTTTCCGGGCTTTCTCTGGCCGAAGTATATCACCACCTGGCCAACGGCTACTCCGGATACCAGAATGGCAAGTTGGTGCTGCCGAAGGTCCTGACTCACCAGGGCCGGACGTTCAGCTTTACGCCGGGGCTGGGCGATGCTGATGCCACCCAGGAAATCAAGCTCATTATTCATCCCGATAACCGCATCGAGCTTCAAACGGCCGATTGCACCTGATGCTTGCGTTAGAAGGCTATCAGACTATCCGGGGCTTTTCGTTGCTTGATCTTGTGCCGTTTACTCCGCTGTAGCGAGATGTTGAGCTGCGTTACTACCTGCCAGGTACCAGTAGAAAGATAACATAGCCGCGGTGCAACCAGAAGTTGGTCGCGCTTCTCTACAAGAAGAACCCGAACTCGACCTGTAACGGCTATGAAACGACTTTTCCTTTTTACCTCGCTGGTGCTGGGGTTGCCCGCCTGTGGTGACCTGTTTTGTGCCGATTCCTGCGGCTGCAACCCCGCGCCCAATGCTGGCAACTACGATATTACGGGCACCACCGTCACGGCCATTGCCAATGCCAGCAACTCGGTAACGGTGCTGGCGGCGGCCGAGCCGGTTTCCCGCAGCCAATTTGCGTTGCGCTTTGGCCTCGATACCCGCCTGGTAGCAGCACACCGGGTTGGGTGGGGAGCGGCCTACGCGTGTTCTCCAGTCGAGCCAAAATTTACGGAACTGGTAACGGCCATCACCGTCACCAGCAACAATGCGCTGGATGCTCAGCACCCCGCCGGCAGTTCACTCAATGATCTGCTGAGCGTGTATGAGGTGGTGGGTAACCCGGTAGCCGACGGACTGCTTAGTGACTACGTACAGCGGCGGGCGCAACAGCCGGCGCTGGTGCTGGAGTTGCGGCTGGCCAATCCGGCCGCCGCCAGTACCGGCCCGCAGCAGTTTACCGTGGTATACCAGCTCAGCAACGGGGAGACCTATACTGCCCAAACTTCTCCGCTGACGCTCACGCAGTAAGCCGCTGGTTAGTATTCGACACGTTAGACAGACATATGGCACCTGCGTTTTACTTAGTAGCCAACTTACTGCCAGAGTCTGCCGAATACGGCCAGGTTGTTGAATTATTAGTCGCTGCCCTGGAAAGCACGGCCCCCGAACTGGAAGCCGACCTACGCTACCAGCAGGTGCGCGGCCCGGTACAAGCGTGGCTTACCTTGGCCGATGGCAACGTGATAGGCTGCAAGCTGGGCTACGAGCGGAAGCCAGGTCACTACTACAGCTGGCTGGGCGGCGTGCATCCTGATTTTCGGGGCCGGGGTATGGCGGCGGAGCTGATGTGCCGCCAGCACGCATGGTGCCGGGCGCAGAACTATCGGCGCATCCGCACCCAGACCTACAACCGTTGGCGCGCCATGCTGTTGCTGAACCTGCGCCACGGCTTCGATATTATCGGGACTTTGCAGGGTGCCCACGGGCTGACTATCGTGCTGGAAAAAGAGCTGCTGCCAGCTACTTGAACCGGGCCTGTGCGCTGCCGCTTAACTTATAGCTCAACAGGGGAAATCTTATACGAATTATTTAAGTCGGACCCAATCGAATAGCGCCGGTAGTTTCGTATTTTAGTGAGTACGACCTTCTTACTTCCCCAGCGCCTATGAAATGGTATGTTACTCTGCTGGCCGGCAGCGGCCTGTTGCTTTCCGGTTGCCTCATGTCACGCGAGGCCCGCGTAGAATCGGATTATAGCTATGCCGGGCAGTTCCGGCGGTACCGGACGTACGAGTTCATCAGCGGCGACGGAATTAACTCCGACACCAGCCGGCTGGGCAAGGCCGTGCGTGATGCCATCCGCAGCCGGCTTAAGATACAGGGCTACCGCTCCGCCGCTATCCGCCGCCGCCCCGATCTGCTGGTGAATTTCCGGCTGTTTGAAGGGGATATGCGCTTTCGGGGATACGCCCAGGACGATTTCAGCAGGTGGGTAAAAGCGGGCTATGCTGAAGATGAAGAAACCCCTAAAGAGGCCCGCAAAGGCTACCAGCCCGTGCGCCTGATTCTGGCCGAAGGCACGCTGCTGGTCACGCTCATCGACAACCGTACCAACCGGGCCGTGTGGAACGGCTACGCCTCGGGCGTGTCGGTACCCTCGGGGCCGCAGGGCGAAATTGTGCTGCGTCGCTCTGTCCGCTCCATTTTTGATCAGTACCACGTCTTCACCGAAGGTTACCTCAGCGGCCAGAACACGACCAGCGAAGCCGACGACTAGCGTAACTGTTATGCGTTTCGCTCCCGGATCAGCTCGGCGGCAATGCTGATGGCTATTTCCTCCGGTGTGCGGCTGTTGATAGGCAGCCCAATGGGGGCGTGTACGCGGGCCAGCAACTCCTCAGAAACACCTTCAGCACGCAGCGTAGCCAGCAGCTCGGCTATTTTGGCAGCACTGCCCATCACGCCCAGGTAACGCACCGGGTGGCGCAGTAAGGTGCGCAGCGCAAGCAAATCGGTGCGGTAGCCAAACGTCATCAGGATGACATATTGATGTGGCCCGGTGGGAATTTCCTCCCGCAGAGCCGCGTAGTTTACCGTGCGTTTATGGTGGGCAAACGGGTTCAGCAAATGCGTGTTCAGGCCGGGCCGGTCATCCAGTACCGTCAGTTCAAACTCCAGCGAAGCCAGCACCCGGGAAAGGGCTAGGGCTACGTGCCCGGCTCCCACAATGGTGGCGTGGTCCCGGAAACCCAGCTGCTCGGAGTACGCCCAGTCAGCACCGGGCTGCCAGGTATAGTGAGAGGCTGCGGCGTTCTGGCCTTGTTGCAGCCGCAGCCCCTCGGAGACCGATACCTGCAGCTGGCCGCTGCTATGCTCCCGCAGCAGCTGCTTAATGGCGACGATGACCGGCAGGTCAGTGTTCCGCAACGGCTGCACCAGCACCCACTGCTCTCCTGAGCAGATCATGCCGGAACGATCAGCCGGGGCATCCTTGCGGTGAATCTGCTGGCGCAAAATAGGCGCGGTGGTAGCGTCGCGCAGCAGGGCCCGGGCTACTTCCACAAACTTGTGTTCCATGATGCCTCCGCCAATGGAGCCCGCCAGGCTGTTGGCCGTCACACTCATTTTGAAACCCTGCCGGCCGGGGCTGCTTCCCTCGCTGGCCAGCACACAGAGCAACGCCACCGGAATACCGGCGCGCAGATTGGCTGCCGCGTGTTGCCACACCAGCATATCGCGCGGAGCCGGTGGTGAGGCGTTCAGGATATCCACGGAAGGATAACTAGGAGAAGTAAAGGGTAGTTCTTGCTCCGGCAATATAGTATTTTTTATATGTTTTTTTGGGTGTTAGGATGGTTTATATGAACGGCAAATTCCGTTACAGCCACGTAGCACTGAGGGCGTAGTACACCGCCATAATGCCTGAAAAAAGCGCGCTGGCTACAAAGCGCCAGTCCGGAGCTACTTTGTTCTGGATATAGTAGTTCACGACCAGGGCCACCGGAACATTCACCAGGAACGAGCGGCCCGCCAGCGGCAGCAGGGCCCAGGAAATCTGCTCGACCTGGCCCCCGAACAGCCGCAGAAACACGTAGTGCCGCACAATCCAGAGCGGGTTGAAGTATACCTGCGACAGCGCCGCCCGGAGCCACTGCCGGCCCAAGCCGCCGTCGGGGCGCTCGGGTACCTGCCGGTCAATCCAACGGAAAAAGGCGGGCACTTCCCAGGAGTACAGCACGCCACCCACCAGGGCCATGCCCAGCAGGCGCGTCCAGGAAAACTGGTGAAGCAAAAGGGCAGCCAGCGTGTCGCCGACGGCGTAAATCAGGAATCCGCGGAGGTGGTTGCGAAGGTGGGTTGAGCGGGTGAGTTCCAAGCGTCAGAAGGGGTGGTCGTAAAATGGGGGTGCAAATTTACGAGAACCTTTTCCGGCGTCATAGGAGCGGAGAAAGAAATAGTTGCCTGCGGATTAAACGCCCGCACTGCGTCGCGCAAAGCAAAGTAGGTCCCGATGCCGTACATCAGCGGCGGCTCGCCCACGGCTTTGGAGCGCAGCACGGCGCGCGGGTGGCCCGGGGTATCCAGGAAATGCACATCCAGCACCTTGGGGGCCGAGTACAGGTCGGGAATCTTGTAAGAGTTGAGCGAATTGCTGAGCAGGCGGCCTTCGTTGTTGAACACCAGTTCCTCCAGCGTCATCCAGCCGATACCCTGCACTAGGCCCCCCTCAATCTGTCCCCGGTCGATGGCCGGGTGCATGCTCTGGCCGAAGTCGTGGGCAATCTGCACGGCTTCCACCTCGTAGGTGCCCCGGCGGCAATCCACGCGCACGGTGGTCAGGGCCGTGCCGTACACGTGGTAGGCGAAGGGGTAGCCCTGGTTGGTGGTGGCATCGAAATGCAGGTCGGGGGTGGCGTAGTGGGCGTTTTCCGTGAGGCTGATGCGCTGCCAGTAGGCCGCCGAAACGAGCTTCTCCCAGGTGGTATCGGCAGGCTTGCCGGCGGCCAGTACCTGCTCGTTCTCGATGTGCATGCCCTCGTAGTCTATGCTCAGCTCCGTGGATGCCAGCCGGAGCAGCCGCTCCCGCAGGGCCCGGCAGGCCAGCTCGGTGGCTTTGCCGTTCAGGTCGGCGGTGGCGGAGGCAGCCGAGGGGGACGTGTTGGCCACGCGGGTGGTATTAGTACTTTCCACCTTAATGCGGTGCACAGAAATGCCCAGCGTCTGGGCCGCTACCTGAGCAATTTTGGTGTTCACGCCCTGGCCCATCTCCACGGCTCCGGTGCTCACGCCCACCGAGCCATCAGTGTAAATGTGCACCAGCGCCCGGGCCTGGTTCATGGCGGTTTTGGTGAAGGAAATGCCGAAGCAGATAGGCATTACGGCCAGGCCCTTCTTCTCCCAGCGGTGGGTGCGGTTGAACTCTGCCACCTCGCGGCGGCGGCCGGCCAAGTCGAACAACTCGGCGGCTGTATCCCAGGCCTGCTCGGCGTGGCATCCCTCGGTGGGTTGGCGGTACGGAAACAGGTTCCCTTCGCGCAGCAAATTGCGGCGCTGAATATCGGTGGCGGGCACGCCCAAGTGCTCGGCCGCGCAGGCAATGGCCGACTCAATCACAAACATGCCCTGCGGCCCGCCGAAGCCCCGGAAGGCGGTGTTGGGCGGTAGATTAGTGCGGCAGCTGTAGGCCGTAGCTGTCACGTTCGGGATGAAGTACGTGTTGGTGCTGTGGAACAACGTGCGCTCCAGCACGGCCGGCGACAAGTCGGCGGCGGCCCCGGCGTTCTGGTAGAACGTAGCCTCGTAGGCCACAATTTTCAGGTCGGCATCCAGCCCGATTTTGAAGTCGGAGGAGTAGGGGTGCCGCTTGCCGGTCATGCGCATGTCGGCCATGCGGTCGAGCACCAGCTTCACAGGCCGCTGGGTCATGAAAGCCCCCAGGGCGGCCAAGGCGCCCCAGGTAGTGGCTTGGTCCTCCTTACCGCCGAAGCCGCCGCCCAGGCGCGTCACGTCTACTTCCACCTGGTGCATGCCCAGCCCCAGTACGTGGGCCGTGTGGCGCTGCACGGCCGTGGGGCCCTGGGTAGAGGAAATGAGGCGCACCCCACCCATTTCGGTCGGGAAGGCATACGCACCCTGGGTTTCGATGTACAAGTGCTCCTGCCCACCCGACTCGGCCACCCCCTCAACTACGTGTGCGCACCCGGCCCAGGCCCCGGCAGAGTCGCCGATGCGGAAGGTACGGGGCGGCACAATCAGCTCGTTCTGAGCGGCGGCCACGCGCGGATCGGTGATGATAGGTAGGGCCTCCACCGAGACGCGCACCTGGGCCAGGGCCGCGTGTGCCGCGTGTTCCGAGTCGGCCAGGACCAAGGCCACCGGCTGGCCCCGGAAGTGGACGTGGCCCTCGGCCAGCAGCGGCTCATCGGGCACGATGCCGCCAATCTGGTTTTCGCCGGGAATGTCCTGGGCCGTAAGAATGCGCACCACGCCGGGCAGCTGCAGCGCCGCTATGGCATCAACGCCCAGCAGCTTGCCATGCGCCACCGGCGACTCCACCACGGCCGCGTACAGCGTGCCCTGCTGCACCGGCACGTCATCCAGATACTGAGATTCGCCGCGCACGTGGCGGATGGGGTCGAGGTGGTTCACGGGAGCGGTGACTTGGTGACGTAGTGGTTGAGTGAGCGGGGCAGCTGTAGAGACGCGACCCTTCGTGTCTTGTTCGTTGAACGACTATAATTGAGCGGATCGAATAACGCCAGCAACGATTGGGACGCGAAGGAGCGGAGCCCTACAATTGTTCTTCGATGAGCAGGCCGGTTTCCACGAAGTGCGCTTCCAGCAGCTGGTGCAGCAGCAGACGCTTGTAGTGCTCGGTGCCGCGCACGTCGCTGATGGGGCTGATTTCCTGCTGGGCCAACTGCTGGGCGAGGCGCACGGTTTCCAGCGAAACCGGCCGGCCCACCAGCGCAGCGGCCGTCTGGCGCAACAGCAGCGGAATGGGTCCCACGCCGCCAGCCGACAGCCGGGCTTCCCGGATAACGCCGTTGTCCACCCGCAGCCAGGCGGCGGTGTTCACGCTGGCAATATCCAGATGGGTGCGCTTCGATACCTTCTCGAAGTTGAAGGCGTCGGTGGCAGTCGGGGCCTCGAACCGGATTTCGGTTACCTGCTCGTCGGCGGTTTTGGTGAGCTGCTTGTAGCCCAGGTACAGCTCCGCCAGCGGCAGCGTGCGGTGCTGGCCGGCGACCGTAGAAAGCCCAATTTCGGCTCCCAAGGCCAGAAATAGGATGGTCAGGTCGCCGATTGGGGAGGCGTTGATGAAGTTGCCGGCCACCGTGCCCATCTGGCGGATGGGCGTGCTGCTGACCAGCTTCAGATACCGGGGCAGCTGCGGCAGCACCGCCAGCAATACTTCCGATTCCAGCAGTTGCTGGGCCGTGGTGGTACCACCCAGAATTACCAAGTTGCCCTCGCGCCGGATGCCGCGCAGCTGCGGCTGGTTGTAGAGCAACTGCACCGGCGTAGCCCGGAGCTGCTCGGGCTGCTGCACCAGTAAATCGGTTCCGCCCCCGAGGATGCGGGCCTGCGCGGCGGCCGGCGCATCCAGCACCGGGACTGGAGCCACAACCGGGTTGGTTGCTTCGGAGCCACCGGTGGCGGCAGCGCGGGCGGCCTCGTGCAGCGCGGTAAGTCGGGCGGGCATATCGGCAAAGTACGGCGGCACGAAGCCCTCGGCGGCCAGCCAGCTCACGGCGGCGGCGGCGGGCCGCTGTTGGAGCTGCGCGGTAAGGTGTTGAGCGGCCCGCTCCAGGCTCTTGTAGCCGGTGCAGCGGCAGATGTTCCCATCAATAGAAGCCAGAGCCGAGGTGGGGGTGCTGGTTTTTTCGCTGAGGGCGTGGCCGGTCAGGCTCATCACGAAGCCCACGGTGCAGAACCCGCATTGCGAGCCACCTTCCTGGACAATGGCCTGCTGCACCGGCGTGAGCGTACCCCGGGCCGCGTTAATACCCTCTACCGTAACAACGTGCTTGCCGTGGGCATTACCCAAAGGCGTGAGGCAGGAGGTCATG containing:
- a CDS encoding ABC transporter ATP-binding protein; the encoded protein is MARSDSFFSTISAKKPRPDGKPSLSVRERFSALKNLPEFLRLVWQTSPGLTLGNVALRLLRAALPVAMLYVAQLILDAVVQLSRQPAPERVLAPVLTLVALEFGLAVLSDALGRGVALLDSLLGDLFANQTSIRLMQHAAELDLDQFEDSAFYDKLERARRQTLSRTVLMSQVLSQAQDVITMGFLAVGLVAFNPWLLLLLLVAVVPAFLGESHFNERSYSLVHGWTPERRELDYLRQTGASDETAKEVKIFGLSGFLIDRFRTLSDGFYQQNKSLVIKRAGWGTFFAAVGAAGYYAAYVYIISQTVYGQVSIGQLTFLAGSFARMRGLLEGILSRFSAVAEGALYLQDFFDFFHLQPKIRRDEARPVLPFPRPIRWGFTFENVGFKYRNAEKWALRNLSFELQAGEKLALVGENGAGKTTLVKLLSRLYDPTEGRILLDGHDLRDYDPQELRQEIGVIFQDFVRFQLPAGQNLAVGRIDQKDNQPRIEQAAQQSLADSVIAKLPGGYEQMIGRRFNGGVDLSGGEWQKIALGRAYMRDAQLLILDEPTAALDARAEYEVFQRFKELTQGKTAVLISHRFSTVRMADRILVIENGQFQEIGSHEQLLARGGRYAELFRLQAAGYQ
- a CDS encoding GNAT family N-acetyltransferase, with the protein product MAPAFYLVANLLPESAEYGQVVELLVAALESTAPELEADLRYQQVRGPVQAWLTLADGNVIGCKLGYERKPGHYYSWLGGVHPDFRGRGMAAELMCRQHAWCRAQNYRRIRTQTYNRWRAMLLLNLRHGFDIIGTLQGAHGLTIVLEKELLPAT
- a CDS encoding DUF4136 domain-containing protein yields the protein MKWYVTLLAGSGLLLSGCLMSREARVESDYSYAGQFRRYRTYEFISGDGINSDTSRLGKAVRDAIRSRLKIQGYRSAAIRRRPDLLVNFRLFEGDMRFRGYAQDDFSRWVKAGYAEDEETPKEARKGYQPVRLILAEGTLLVTLIDNRTNRAVWNGYASGVSVPSGPQGEIVLRRSVRSIFDQYHVFTEGYLSGQNTTSEADD
- a CDS encoding XdhC family protein; protein product: MDILNASPPAPRDMLVWQHAAANLRAGIPVALLCVLASEGSSPGRQGFKMSVTANSLAGSIGGGIMEHKFVEVARALLRDATTAPILRQQIHRKDAPADRSGMICSGEQWVLVQPLRNTDLPVIVAIKQLLREHSSGQLQVSVSEGLRLQQGQNAAASHYTWQPGADWAYSEQLGFRDHATIVGAGHVALALSRVLASLEFELTVLDDRPGLNTHLLNPFAHHKRTVNYAALREEIPTGPHQYVILMTFGYRTDLLALRTLLRHPVRYLGVMGSAAKIAELLATLRAEGVSEELLARVHAPIGLPINSRTPEEIAISIAAELIRERNA
- a CDS encoding xanthine dehydrogenase molybdopterin binding subunit is translated as MNHLDPIRHVRGESQYLDDVPVQQGTLYAAVVESPVAHGKLLGVDAIAALQLPGVVRILTAQDIPGENQIGGIVPDEPLLAEGHVHFRGQPVALVLADSEHAAHAALAQVRVSVEALPIITDPRVAAAQNELIVPPRTFRIGDSAGAWAGCAHVVEGVAESGGQEHLYIETQGAYAFPTEMGGVRLISSTQGPTAVQRHTAHVLGLGMHQVEVDVTRLGGGFGGKEDQATTWGALAALGAFMTQRPVKLVLDRMADMRMTGKRHPYSSDFKIGLDADLKIVAYEATFYQNAGAAADLSPAVLERTLFHSTNTYFIPNVTATAYSCRTNLPPNTAFRGFGGPQGMFVIESAIACAAEHLGVPATDIQRRNLLREGNLFPYRQPTEGCHAEQAWDTAAELFDLAGRRREVAEFNRTHRWEKKGLAVMPICFGISFTKTAMNQARALVHIYTDGSVGVSTGAVEMGQGVNTKIAQVAAQTLGISVHRIKVESTNTTRVANTSPSAASATADLNGKATELACRALRERLLRLASTELSIDYEGMHIENEQVLAAGKPADTTWEKLVSAAYWQRISLTENAHYATPDLHFDATTNQGYPFAYHVYGTALTTVRVDCRRGTYEVEAVQIAHDFGQSMHPAIDRGQIEGGLVQGIGWMTLEELVFNNEGRLLSNSLNSYKIPDLYSAPKVLDVHFLDTPGHPRAVLRSKAVGEPPLMYGIGTYFALRDAVRAFNPQATISFSAPMTPEKVLVNLHPHFTTTPSDAWNSPAQPTFATTSADS
- a CDS encoding FAD binding domain-containing protein is translated as MLQFYLNNQLIRTDQPAGSTLLDFVRYHQHLKGTKIGCREGDCGACTVLVGELDAAGAMVQYQAMTSCLTPLGNAHGKHVVTVEGINAARGTLTPVQQAIVQEGGSQCGFCTVGFVMSLTGHALSEKTSTPTSALASIDGNICRCTGYKSLERAAQHLTAQLQQRPAAAAVSWLAAEGFVPPYFADMPARLTALHEAARAAATGGSEATNPVVAPVPVLDAPAAAQARILGGGTDLLVQQPEQLRATPVQLLYNQPQLRGIRREGNLVILGGTTTAQQLLESEVLLAVLPQLPRYLKLVSSTPIRQMGTVAGNFINASPIGDLTILFLALGAEIGLSTVAGQHRTLPLAELYLGYKQLTKTADEQVTEIRFEAPTATDAFNFEKVSKRTHLDIASVNTAAWLRVDNGVIREARLSAGGVGPIPLLLRQTAAALVGRPVSLETVRLAQQLAQQEISPISDVRGTEHYKRLLLHQLLEAHFVETGLLIEEQL